One Trichoderma atroviride chromosome 7, complete sequence DNA segment encodes these proteins:
- a CDS encoding uncharacterized protein (EggNog:ENOG41~CAZy:AA3), producing MAITVPINSGDHFDFIVVGGGTAGNTVAGRLAENPNVRILIVEAGVANPEQLNEVMTPSNAMNLRGSKHDWAYKTTIVKRDDYERIEKPNTRGKILGGSSSLNYFTWIPGCKPTFDMWAEYGGEEWTWDPLVPYLRKSVTYHDDEGLYDKSLAKIGGGGPVNISHAELLPEMAPFRDALTKAWVSMGEPLTENIYDGEMIGLYHCADTIYKGRRQGSFLFLKNKPNITVVTEAMSKKLLIDYASRTCSGVTVVLGNGQEMSFYADREVILSQGVYESPKLLMLSGIGPARELAKFNIECIVDSRHVGQNLIDHPAVPFVLKVKDDFGMDNTILRKNELNAQVHAAYAKDHSGPVGSGFLEMVGFPPHRQVPRHGPRLQRGRQGQRRQGSAVPRRPASL from the coding sequence atggccatcactGTCCCCATCAACTCCGGTGACCACTTCgacttcatcgtcgtcggtgGAGGCACCGCCGGCAACACGGTCGCCGGCCGTCTCGCCGAGAACCCCAATGTccgcatcctcatcgtcgagGCCGGCGTGGCCAACCCCGAGCAGCTCAACGAGGTCATGACCCCTTCCAACGCCATGAACCTGCGCGGCAGCAAGCACGACTGGGCCTACAAGACCACCATCGTCAAGCGGGACGACTACGAGCGCATCGAGAAGCCAAACACCCGTGGCAAGATCCTCGGCGGCAGCTCCTCGCTCAACTACTTCACCTGGATCCCCGGCTGCAAGCCTACCTTTGACATGTGGGCCGAGTACGGCGGCGAGGAATGGACCTGGGACCCCCTCGTGCCGTACCTTCGAAAGTCCGTCACCTAccacgacgacgagggcctCTACGACAAGTCACTCGCCAagattggcggcggcggccccGTCAACATCTCGCACGCCGAGCTGCTCCCTGAAATGGCGCCGTTCCGCGACGCCCTGACAAAGGCCTGGGTGTCCATGGGCGAGCCCCTGACGGAGAACATCTACGACGGCGAGATGATTGGCCTGTACCACTGCGCCGACACCATCTACAAGGGCCGGCGCCAGGGCAGCTTCCTGTTCCTCAAGAACAAGCCCAACATCACCGTCGTGACCGAGGCCAtgtccaagaagctgctcatcGACTACGCCTCGCGCACCTGCAGCGGCGTCACCGTCGTGCTGGGCAACGGCCAGGAGATGAGCTTCTACGCCGACCGCGAGGTCATCCTGTCGCAGGGCGTCTACGAGTCGCCCAAGCTGCTCATGCTCAGCGGCATCGGCCCGGCGCgcgagctggccaagttcAACATTGAGTGCATCGTCGACTCGCGCCACGTCGGCCAGAACCTGATTGACCACCCGGCCGTGCCCTTTGtgctcaaggtcaaggacgACTTCGGCATGGACAACACCATCCTGCGCAAGAACGAGCTCAACGCCCAGGTCCACGCCGCCTACGCAAAGGACCACTCGGGCCCCGTCGGCTCGGGCTTCCTCGAGATGGTTGGCTTCCCCCCGCATCGACAAGTACCTCGCCACGGACCCCGTCTACAGCGCGgccgtcaaggccaacgGCGGCAAGGATCCGCTGTGCCCCGACGGCCAGCCTCACTTTGA
- a CDS encoding uncharacterized protein (EggNog:ENOG41) encodes MRSASQHVVGSGRSVQSPRSAAPLISHPFAANELPSPRFRWPLSPTTPLSPPPMTPSTASSLTTTDSNGPPTPNCTGLRCFYSGDLSPRTEKILKSTLIKAGIKFGVGSGWLVPFTSPSTRELATQLFHSSVVQSEILFSSDGLTLLTLDRLYSIKSALSSYSKTGSALMLEDAVDELRRFVLAHNGRRVTRSDLVRSYDWLSVSNSAIIDLDRMYRRAYGGYDQTGGIAGMAPEAVTKPFVLHLPPKSKFEDWEDGSLSPSSTILDDDIIGVAVTAVHLVRPPTPRRIGPILKLQTDFPSKSKYLDLGDQVPQEDEDSEDDEAHTARPVDKTAAAMWNNRLTIDQMLSPNQDLHSPAVGPMTPHGYEDISPVTRGEWGFLMGGNGLQIGKTAAVETF; translated from the exons ATGCGATCCGCCTCGCAGCACGTTGTTGGATCCGGCCGCTCTGTGCAAAGCCCGAGGAGTGCCGCGCCTCTCATCTCACATCCCTTTGCAGCCAACGAGCTGCCCAGTCCCCGGTTCCGATGGCCGCTGTCGCCCACAACGCCGCTGTCTCCGCCGCCCATGACGCCGTCCACAGCTTCATCGCTGACGACCACTGACAGCAACGGACCGCCAACCCCGAATTGCACGGGGCTCCGCTGCTTCTATTCTGGCGACTTGTCCCCGCGGACAGAAAAGATCCTCAAGAGCACTCTCATCAAGGCGGGGATCAAGTTTGGCGTCGG GAGCGGATGGCTTGTGCCCTTTACAAGCCCCAGCACCCGCGAGCTTGCAACCCAGCTCTTCCACAGCTCCGTCGTCCAAAGCGAgattctcttctcgtccGACGGCCTGACTCTGCTGACGCTCGACCGCCTGTACAGCATCAAGAGCGCGCTCTCCAGCTACTCCAAGACGGGTTCCGCGCTCATGCTGgaagatgccgtcgacgaACTGCGCCGCTTTGTCCTGGCCCACAACGGCCGCCGAGTCACCAGATCAGACCTCGTCCGGTCCTACGACTGGCTCAGCGTCAGCAATTCCGCCATCATAGACCTCGATCGCATGTATCGACGAGCGTACGGCGGATACGACCAGACGGGCGGCATCGCCGGCATGGCGCCCGAAGCAGTAACCAAGCCATTCGTGCTCCATCTGCCGCCGAAAAGCAAGTTCGAAGACTGGGAAGACGGAAGCCTCAGCCCTTCGAGCACCATCCTAgacgacgacatcatcgGCGTCGCCGTGACAGCCGTGCACCTTGTCCGCCCACCAACTCCCCGGCGAATCGGCCCCATCTTGAAGCTGCAAACCGACTTTCCATCCAAATCCAAGTATCTGGACCTCGGAGACCAAGTACCccaggaagacgaggactcagaggacgatgaagccCATACCGCTCGACCCGTGGATAAAACAGCCGCTGCCATGTGGAACAACCGCCTCACCATTGACCAGATGCTCAGCCCAAACCAGGACCTGCATTCGCCTGCCGTAGGGCCCATGACTCCCCACGGATACGAGGACATATCTCCCGTCACGCGCGGAGAATGGGGCTTCCTCATGGGCGGCAATGGGCTGCAAATAGGGAAAACAGCAGCGGTAGAGACGTTTTGA
- a CDS encoding uncharacterized protein (EggNog:ENOG41), with the protein MGLVDYSESDSSDVEVDAPQPVAKAAAPKKPAFQKVVDRSNPGKIVLNLAQVSSSGDASAANSTEPPAKRARTGGGGLFAGFSSFLPPPKNTGKPILGKTLSRPGINLKTSAEKGFSRDEEVSSSFNSNTDGASSLSLPPPKRPAEPSIPDTMKPAEDVKLVGKPLLFKPLSVARNTKKKPRSTAAQASTASAPKPAASTQETAAKAEPAPAPAPAKKTSLFSMHVEEESTPTAPAGGAYEPLFETGEAINPYGPGAYSQQMNNSQAAAGSRDTRTESLDNVADDLNLSAAARRELFGRGGGDGQMAKKVINFNMDREYQHNEELRAAGEQQTHNPVRAIHSGKHSLQQLVRNVASQRDALEESFAKGKSNRREASSRYGW; encoded by the coding sequence ATGGGTCTCGTCGATTACTCCGAGTCCGACTCCTCGGATGTCGAAGTCGACGCGCCGCAGCCTGTTGCAAAGGCCGCTGCGCCAAAGAAACCCGCATTCCAAAAAGTTGTCGACCGGTCGAATCCAGGCAAAATCGTCCTCAACCTCGCTCAAGTTTCCTCCTCTGGCGACGCAAGCGCAGCGAATAGCACTGAACCTCCAGCAAAACGTGCGCGCACTGGCGGAGGCGGCCTCTTTGCTGGATTCAGCTCGTTTCTCCCTCCGCCCAAAAACACAGGGAAGCCGATACTAGGCAAGACTTTGAGTCGACCGGGCATCAACCTCAAAACAAGCGCGGAAAAAGGATTCAGTCGCGACGAAGAAGTTTCAAGTAGCTTTAATAGCAATACTGATGGCGCATCGAGTCTGAGCTTGCCACCTCCTAAACGACCAGCCGAACCATCAATACCAGATACAATGAAGCCTGCGGAAGATGTCAAACTCGTGGGGAAGCCGTTACTGTTCAAGCCTCTATCAGTCGCTCGGAatacaaagaagaagccgaggagTACGGCAGCCCAGGCTTCAACAGCATCGGCACCGAAACCAGCAGCTTCGACACaagaaacagcagcaaaggccgaaccagcaccagctccgGCGCCAGCGAAAAAGacgtctctcttctccatgcACGTCGAGGAAGAATCAACTCCAACGGCGCCGGCAGGAGGAGCCTACGAGCCGCTCTTTGAAACGGGAGAAGCTATAAACCCATACGGACCTGGTGCCTATTCTCAGCAAATGAACAATAGCCAGGCAGCTGCCGGTTCAAGAGACACAAGAACGGAGTCATTAGACAATGTTGCGGATGATTTGAATctttctgcagcagcgagaCGGGAACTATttggcagaggaggaggagacggacagatggcgaagaaggtTATCAACTTCAACATGGACCGAGAATATCAACACAACGAAGAGCTCAGAGCCGCTGGCGAGCAGCAGACACACAACCCCGTTCGCGCCATACACAGCGGCAAGCACAGCCTGCAACAGCTGGTGCGGAATGTTGCCAGTCAGCGTGACGCCCTGGAAGAGAGCTTTGCAAAGGGCAAAAGCAACCGACGAGAAGCTTCAAGTCGTTACGGTTGGTGA
- a CDS encoding uncharacterized protein (EggNog:ENOG41~SECRETED:SignalP(1-17)): protein MKFSSIAIFAAAALVQANPAPSPAPSPAPAPEPGLFGDISSFIDGAENKVSTFAAGIHSAWDKGLSQGSQINSAIDSVFHTDASKVIASLTSEAGSIFSSLSSVEATATGDAKASYSSEISKLSASLASATSEAAAAASDKSKGAAAPVQTAYVAMGALMGGAAILANM from the exons ATGAAGTTCTCCAGCATTGCTatctttgccgctgctgccctTGTTCAG GCCAACCCAGCTCCCTCACCCGctccctctccagctcctgccCCAGAGCCAGGCCTCTTCGGCGACATCTCCTCCTTCATCGACGGCGCCGAGAACAAGGTCTCAACCTTTGCCGCCGGCATCCACTCCGCCTGGGACAAGGGCCTCTCCCAGGGCAGCCAAATCAACAGCGCCATTGACTCCGTCTTCCACACCGACGCGTCAAAGGTCATTGCCAGCCTCACCTCCGAGGCCggctccatcttcagctccCTCAGCAGCGTCGAGGCCACCGCCACCGGCGACGCCAAGGCCTCCTACAGCAGCGAAATCTCCAAGCTCAGTGCATCCCTCGCCAGCGCAACCAgcgaggccgccgccgccgcctccgaCAAGTCCaagggtgctgctgcgcctgtTCAGACCGCCTACGTTGCCATGGGTGCGCTGATGGGAGGAGCTGCCATCCTTGCCAACATGTAA
- a CDS encoding uncharacterized protein (EggNog:ENOG41) — MSHEPPSPKRRHILSSINPDKSPETHQQEDAPISAPANDVKPAAGNDDEDANMDTAQPKRSRLKLKGEKRRHRSRSPEDESGHHRHRHRSHRDRHTRRRRHRSPTPPNPHEPPPLDTEAAFRESLFDAMADDEGAAYWEGVYGQPIHVYSDEKVGSAGELEKMTDEEYAAYVRQKMWEKTNAGLLEEKARREEERKRKKEEDRQSRKLREDMDRSLRRSEERRRRRRWADGWDAYAQAWSNWDGTLDKMAWPVLSGQRKDVNEEAIRDFFVYGLSLEDIGEKEFATKLKEERVRWHPDKIQQRLGGQSDGDVIKDVTAIFQIVDRLWGQTTKKTR, encoded by the coding sequence ATGAGCCATGAGCCACCGTCGCCAAAGAGGCGGCACATCCTTTCATCCATCAACCCAGACAAGTCGCCAGAGACACACCAACAAGAGGACGCGCCGATAAGCGCTCCCGCGAATGACGTCAAACCAGCCGCAGgcaatgatgacgaagacgcaAACATGGACACGGCGCAGCCAAAGCGGTCGCGGCTGAAGCTCAAGGGCGAGAAGCGCCGTCACCGCTCTCGAAGCCCAGAAGATGAATCTggtcaccatcgtcatcgtcatcgcaGCCATCGCGATCGCCATacccgacgacgacgacaccgCTCGCCCACGCCGCCGAATCCCCATGAGCCTCCGCCGCTTGACACAGAGGCCGCATTCCGCGAGTCGCTGTTTGACGCCATGGCGGATGACGAAGGCGCTGCATACTGGGAAGGCGTCTATGGCCAGCCCATTCACGTCTATTCGGATGAAAAGGTCGGGTCGGCGGGAGAGCTTGAGAAAATGACGGATGAAGAATACGCGGCGTATGTTCGGCAGAAGATGTGGGAGAAGACCAATGCCGGGCTGCTAGAGGAAAAGGCGCGGCGTGAGGAAGAgcgcaagaggaagaaggaagaagacagGCAGAGTCGTAAGCTGCGGGAAGACATGGATCGAAGCCTGCGCCGGTCTGAAGAGCGGCGTCGAAGACGGCGTTGGGCTGATGGATGGGATGCGTATGCGCAGGCTTGGTCGAATTGGGATGGCACTCTGGACAAGATGGCTTGGCCAGTCTTGAGTGGACAGCGAAAAGATGTCAATGAAGAGGCAATTCGGGATTTCTTCGTTTACGGTTTAAGCTTGGAGGATATTGGGGAGAAGGAGTTTGCTACGAAGCTCAAAGAGGAGCGAGTGCGTTGGCATCCAGATAAGATACAGCAGAGGCTGGGTGGGCAGAGCGATGGCGACGTTATCAAAGATGTGACGGCGATTTTCCAAATCGTGGATAGGCTATGGGGACaaacgacgaagaagactcGATGA
- a CDS encoding uncharacterized protein (EggNog:ENOG41~TransMembrane:12 (i75-95o107-127i139-157o163-185i197-217o223-242i281-304o316-336i348-366o372-394i406-431o437-455i)), with protein sequence MATSTATETLQTTEDIPLEVFPPQAVFKGSRVSEKPFENAPILEPALTREASTPPEDAFEAKVKWNSPPINKYRVFATFWSFFVLGMNDGSYGALVPQLETHYNLTYTVVSLIFLSPFVGYTMAAFVNSPLHVRLGQRGVGMIAPVFRLVPYLVISFHPPFPVLIVMYILVGFGNGLVDAAWSAWIGNMANSHEVSGILQACYALGATIAPLIATSISSQGHGGWWTFYYIMVSASLFEFGASTSTFWTQTGAVYLSENPHQKAGEDTTSGRTREALKSKLTWFFSLFIFLYVGTEVSIGGWIVVFMTKVRGASTLAGSATATGFWGGMTVGRLVLGFVTSRLGGFRAMLLYLGLSIVFELIFWLVPNMVVTAVASALLGMILGPIYPTAVVLMTTVLPRSLHISAIGFATAVGGSGSAALPFAVGAIAQAKGVKTLQPIVLACCVVMLTVWLFLQQHRPKDKEEGFSMAIFKRMRERVQKMIH encoded by the exons ATGGCTACATCTACAGCCACAGAGACTCTTCAAACCACCGAAGACATTCCACTCGAAGTCTTCCCTCCCCAGGCGGTCTTCAAAGGCAGCCGTGTCTCCGAGAAGCCGTTTGAAAATGCCCCGATTCTTGAGCCTGCACTCACACGCGAGGCTTCGACGCCTCCGGAAGATGCCTTTGAGGCAAAGGTGAAGTGGAACTCGCCGCCCATCAACAAGTATCGTGTCTTTGCAACCTTTTggtccttttttgttttgggaATGAATGATGGCTCGTATGGT GCTCTTGTTCCTCAG TTGGAAACTCATTACAACCTCACCTACACCGTTGTGTCGCTCATCTTCCTGTCGCCATTCGTCGGATACACCATGGCGGCCTTTGTCAACAGTCCCCTGCATGTCCGTCTCGGCCAACGAGGTGTAGGCATGATTGCCCCGGTATTCCGCCTGGTTCCCTATCTTGTTATCTCGTTCCACCCGCCGTTCCCTGTCCTCATTGTCATGTATATCCTCGTGGGTTTCGGCAATGGCCTTGTGGATGCTGCCTGGAGTGCCTGGATTGGCAACATGGCCAATTCGCATGAAGTATCAGGCATCTTGCAGGCCTGTTATGCTTTGGGAGCGACGATAGCTCCCCTGATTGCTACCAGTATCAGCTCGCAGGGACACGGTGGTTGGTGGACATTCTATTACATCATG GTCAGCGCCTCGTTATTCGAATTCGGCGCATCCACCTCGACGTTCTGGACCCAGACAGGCGCTGTATACCTGAGCGAGAATCCCCACCAAAAGGCTGGCGAAGATACCACATCAGGACGAACGAGGGAAGCGCTCAAGAGCAAGCTCACTTGGTTCTTCTCTCTGTTCATCTTCTTGTATGTCGGTACCGAGGTGTCCATTGGTGGCTGGATTGTCGTCTTCATGACAAAGGTCCGTGGCGCCTCTACACTTGCCGGTAGTGCCACGGCAACTGGATTCTGGGGCGGCATGACTGTAGGACGACTTGTCTTGGGATTCGTCACCTCTCGGCTGGGTGGCTTCCGGGCTATGCTCTTGTATCTCGGGCTGTCTATTGTCTTTGAGCTGATTTTCTGGCTCGTCCCCAACATGGTGGTCACCGCCGTGGCATCTGCATTGCTGGGCATGATTCTGG GACCCATCTATCCTACGGCAGTGGTACTTATGACTACAGTTTTGCCACGCTCTCTGCATATCAGTGCCATTGGATTCGCGACGGCCGTTGGAGGCTCTGGCTCAGCTGCTCTGCCGTTTGCCGTCGGTGCCATTGCGCAGGCAAAGGGTGTCAAGACACTACAGCCCATTGTCCTCGCATGCTGTGTTGTGATGCTGACGGTGTGGCTtttcctgcagcagcatcgaccaaaggacaaggaggagGGCTTTAGcatggccatcttcaagcgTATGCGTGAGAGGGTTCAGAAGATGATTCACTAA
- a CDS encoding uncharacterized protein (TransMembrane:5 (n4-15c23/24o172-189i240-262o268-292i304-326o338-356i)): MGGLLLLVGLCIVMAVASFLAGALPLSMTLSQSQLRLISSIGVGVLVGTSLIVIIPEGIETAVTPGEASHLHKVRSLVRRSPWALGIEPRDIIETFPVVRTAAARDVIPSSDLASISPRVQVSQSYQAIKRQNEEEEQPQEPPQPAPEQEEDEHKEDETEHAHSHEVPTLEIGFSMIAGFILMFLIDRLPRHATESLRSGPETHHMSLDDLGGGDTASIDEEADGFLNSLAPSPRKARSLATTTGLVIHAAADGIAMGASATSSNMRLGFVIFIAIMIHKAPAAFGLTSVLLKQGLSKRAARGHLVIFSLAAPVGAVSTWIMITLLGGDHLQGNSGQWWTGMLLLFSGGTFLYVAMQAMQEDGSSHSHEHGSGANGYSDANSAHQRKSKGPQMRDTIATVVGMGIPLLAQLGH, from the exons ATGGGCGGCCTACTCTTACTCGTGGGCCTATGT ATTGTCATGGCAGTGGC TTCGTTTCTAGCCGGAGCCCTGCCATTGTCGATGACACTTTCACAATCACAGCTTCGTTTAATATCAAGCATTGGAGTTGGCGTGTTGGTTGGGACATCTCTTATCGTTATTATACCCGAGGGCATTGAAACCGCGGTTACGCCTGGAGAAGCCTCTCATCTTCACAAAGTGCGAAGTCTAGTGCGAAGATCGCCATGGGCCCTCGGAATCGAACCCCGAGATATCATCGAAACATTCCCCGTTGTGCGGACTGCCGCCGCTCGAGATGTGATACCAAGCAGCGACTTGGCTAGCATTTCACCACGAGTCCAAGTTTCACAGAGCTATCAAGCtatcaaaagacaaaatgaagaagaagagcagccgcAGGAACCACCCCAGCCCGCCCcagagcaggaagaagacgaacacaaagaagacgaaacGGAGCACGCGCACAGCCATGAGGTTCCAACGCTTGAAATTGGATTCTCCATGATTGCTGGCTTCATACTCATGTTCCTCATCGACCGACTTCCCAGACACGCCACAGAGAGCCTACGGTCTGGACCAGAGACCCACCATATGAGCCTGGATGACCTTGGAGGGGGCGATACGGCATCCATTGATGAGGAGGCGGACGGTTTCCTGAACTCGTTGGCGCCAAGCCCTCGAAAAGCGCGGAGCTTGGCAACAACTACCGGATTGGTGATCCACGCCGCAGCCGACGGTATCGCCATGGGAGCATCAGCAACATCATCCAATATGCGACTGGGCTTCGTCATCTTTATTGCCATCATGATCCACAAGGCCCCCGCCGCCTTTGGTTTGACTTCAGTGTTGCTGAAGCAAGGACTGTCAAAACGGGCAGCTCGGGGTCACTTGGTGATATTCAGCTTGGCCGCACCCGTTGGTGCTGTTTCAACATGGATCATGATCACGCTGCTTGGTGGTGATCACTTGCAGGGAAACTCGGGCCAATGGTGGACAGGCATGCTGTTGCTATTCTCAGGAGGAACGTTCTT ATACGTTGCAATGCAAGCTATGCAGGAGGACGGCAGTAGTCACAGCCACGAGCACGGCTCCGGCGCGAACGGCTACTCGGATGCAAACTCTGCACATCAGCGAAAGTCAAAGGGCCCCCAGATGCGAGATACGATTGCCACGGTTGTGGGCATGGGGATTCCACTTCTTGCGCAACTGGGTCACTAG